In Camelina sativa cultivar DH55 chromosome 13, Cs, whole genome shotgun sequence, the genomic window GTCCCGTTAATCTTATACATATATGAGTTTGAACCAAAACCACCAACACAAGAAATCTGCAATGGTTTATTCGAAATTACTTTCAATAATATACAATCTACAAAAGCGGGACTGATTCAATAAGTTAATATTTTGTGGCAGTCATCAAATCTCCACATTTATTCattaaaacgaagaagaaaataaaaaaacgtacCACAGAAGTCACCCCCTCAAGAGCATCCTTCAATAAATCAGATGATACAAGGTTTCCTGGAgcaaaagagatatatataaagaaaatgaccacacaggaagaaaaaaagtatcaaCTTCCTAGAAACATGTTGAAGAGTTAACAACAATACCTTGATGCCATGTTACTCTGGTAGCCCAGGACTCGTGTGAAGACGGCCTACCTGATCTAAAGCCCATAGAAAAGGTTTCTTAAGAATACAAACCCGTTAATCAACATCTAACATAGAACAGATTTATTGAAACGATCAGATACCTGCTAAGGCTAGAGACAGATAAGCCGCGGTCCAAAGCTTCTTTACAGACATGTGATCCAACAAAACCATTTCCACCCAAAACAAGCAGCTGAAAACACCAACATGTAAGTTCCAATTTCATGAACACCATTGCAGTATCTTAACAGCTAATCACAATGTAAAGATCCTCCAAAACTCATACCTTCTCGGTTGGAGGTGGAGGGACATGTACAGTCTCAGCTTCTTCCACATTGAAGGGCTCATCAATTTTGTTAGAGTCTGTAGAGAGATACCTCCCGCCACTGGAGGCAGAAACGAACCTAATGCaacataacccaaaaaaaagcaTAGAACAAGAAAGCTAAGTCAAGTATCTAAATTTAACTCTATTGCAACTACTATACCAATTATGAATTACACCCAAATCACCTAATCTTTAAGAATCTAGAACATGGCAACCAACCCAGCTATGAGGAATTACCAAAACAAATGCGCATTCCACTCAAATACTCTACCGACACAGATGTTTATATGCTTCCAAATTTTCTAGAAATTTCCGAGAACCTACCAATCGACGCCTAGAAGAAGATTAAGGCGCGATCAGAGTTATGAAAAGAGCGGTGAAGAGACCACTCACCGTGACTGGGAAAGAGACGATTTGTAACAAATCAAACGGGAAACGATTGTCCTCATTTTCGAATCGGGgcaggagagaaaaaaaagcaattcGACGCAGAGATGAGCGaacaaacttacaaaaaaaaaaaaaaaaaattgtaagagaagagagatggcGATGGGAATGGAGAGTAAGTTCACGGCCAAAATAAACAGAGCAAAACGTCGGAAAGAGCGCTATAACTGAGAACACGTCGCCTCTCAAGGAGGTGCCACGTTGACCCTGACCCGAGGATCCGACTTTTACCTTGTTCCCGAACCCATGGGAAGCCACGAGAGCCTCGCGTGGTACCAACGCGATTTACTTTTGTTGGATATTAAATTGGGCCGAGGTTAATTGGGCTTACATTCCAAAATAGAACCACTTATAACAGGCATTTTTTTTCAGACGATTGTTTTTGGTGTGAAAATCAGGTCCGGAcgtggttggttggttggttggttggccAATGGTTGGCATAAAAGGTAAGTGATTTTACATCAAATCTCAAAAGTAAGTAATGTCTTGCAGAACATGAGTACTTACTTTTACCTATTGATTTTGCAGCGAGGTATCAGTCACTAGTGATGGAgccgaagaagaaagaagaggtttTAACTGATCTCGAGGCATTTCGAAATGGGAAAGAGTATATCACAAGAAGACTGGGAAAGAGGGTTATCTATTGTATGGACCACTAGATTCTGGTAAGTACACGATGATCACGAGTATGCTGAATATTTATAAACCTAACAGAGTAACAAGTGACAGGAAGAAGAGACAGTGACTTGAGCAGAAAGAAAGGTAAAGGCAATCAAAATCAGAGTACAGAGTTGCACTCTCTGGCTTTTAAATTTCATAGATGTGGGATATGGTCGGCTTGGGTACAAGATCAgagtattttctttttctgtttgaatattatataactatcatgttttttaaaaaatatttatacataaacAACTACATATAGATGTATGtatttatatacacacacatagaAATACCTATTCTTAAACTTAAATGTATTCATATTAAGTACATTTTCAATCCTATATGCAAACGCAGTCAACGGTCTGCAAGTTTGTTTGCTGTCTTTTGATGGAAGAGAGAACGTTGCAAAAGACAGTGTCTTTAGTTCCTAATGAATAGAGGGAACACAACTGACCTTATCGGTCACTGATTTCCTCTTAAGGGTCACTCACTCCATGGTTGAGCTACTTTCTGGGACTGGTTTTTGATTCACtgtattttttggtttattccCCATACCATTACCGCTGACTTCATCGGTGACGCTGCTGCTTGCAGTGATCGGTTTGTGATTAGTTACATTCTGATCTGGTTTATTCCTTGAGCTGATGTTCTTTGAATCGGTCTGGACTTGGTTAGCTTCATTGGATGAGATAGCGAGGTCTCCAAGTGGTGGCATTTGATTGGATGAGGAGGAGCTGACATGGCTTGATGAAGCTGTCTTGTTCTCCAGGAAACGAACGACCACACATGTGATGTTGTCTGCACTTCCTTTCTTTAATGCTTCTCTCACAAGTT contains:
- the LOC104735085 gene encoding uncharacterized protein At1g32220, chloroplastic-like, producing the protein MRTIVSRLICYKSSLSQSRFVSASSGGRYLSTDSNKIDEPFNVEEAETVHVPPPPTEKLLVLGGNGFVGSHVCKEALDRGLSVSSLSRSGRPSSHESWATRVTWHQGNLVSSDLLKDALEGVTSVISCVGGFGSNSYMYKINGTANINAIRAASEKGVKRFVYISAADFGLANYLLRGYYEGKRAAETELLTRFAYGGIILRPGFIYGTRSVGSMKIPLGVFGSPMEMVLQQAKPLNQLPIVGPLFTPPVNVESVAKVAVRAATDPVFPPGIVDVHEIQRYSQQKSR